TTTTACTGTTCGTGTTATAAGTTTTTCACTTTCCTCTGGAGATAATATATTCTTAGCTATCAATCTATATATTAAACCCTGCAACTTGAGAGGAAGGTACATTTTTTCAGAAAAAGTAAAAATACGATTATAAATTATATCTTTATTTTCATTAGCTCCCCATATATTTTCTTCAGAAATATTTTCATCAGATAAAATCAAAGCAAAAGCTTCATCTATATCCTCTAATTCATAACCCTGATCAACTAATTCTGTTATTATTTCTTCCTGATCAATATATTCATCTTTAAGCATTTTTTTAACTATTAAACTTACAATTTCTATAACATTATCATTCATGAGTTTTGACAGGTCTAACCTATCTTTCCCTCCTTTAATTACAAATTATTCATTTTATTTATCAATTTGATTATAACTAGTATAAATTATAGAGGTTTTAATAGCTTTTGTAAACCCTTAAAGACATATTTTTTTGAAGAATTTAACTCTATTAATTCTTTTAACTCTAACTTTAATAAAACTGAACTTAAATTATTTTTATTTATTTCGGTCATTTCATAAATCTGATCAAAATATAATTCATTGTTAATTTGAAAGATTTTTATAATTTTTTCTTCCATTTTACTAAGTTCAGGATAATTAATTCCTGTTTTTTCTTCTTT
This portion of the Halanaerobiales bacterium genome encodes:
- a CDS encoding DUF494 family protein translates to MNDNVIEIVSLIVKKMLKDEYIDQEEIITELVDQGYELEDIDEAFALILSDENISEENIWGANENKDIIYNRIFTFSEKMYLPLKLQGLIYRLIAKNILSPEESEKLITRTVKNVYTGSIQIKDLWSTLQDIVDDKVRLESILKDIPEFNEIIEEKYKFVN